Genomic window (Pirellulaceae bacterium):
ATTTTCCCAACTGGGCAGATACTTCCTGGGATTATGAAAAAGGAAATCTCAATGAAGAAACAAAGCGGTATTCGGTCGAAGCAGCCCACCGCGTCAAAGATGCCGGCAGCGCAATTCACTTTTTTGCAGTGGGTCGAGTTCTGGAACAGCAAAATGTCGATTGGCTACGACAACTTGCGGAGCAGGGTCACCCCATCGGCAACCACACCTATGATCACGTCAATGTCCTGGCAAAAACAGTGAACGACGTTCAGTTTCGATTTCAACGATCACCCTGGTTGGTCGAAGGCAAAACACCAACTGAAATCATTCGGGAAAACGTACGTTTATGTAGCATTGCGATGAAGAGCCGTTTGAAAATCACGCCTAACGGTTTTCGGACACCTGGCGGTTTTGCTACCGGGCTGAAGAGCCGACCAGACGTCCGATCAATGCTGCAAGAACAGGGCTTCGATTGGGTCAGCAGTCTCTACCCGGCTCATCGATATACAAAACCAAAGCAACGGCCCGACGCCCAAATCATGAAAAGCATTCTCTCAGCGCAAGCGAATGCACAACCCTTCGCCTATCCCGACGGATTGGTAGAGATCCCTATGAGCCCCATTAGCGATATCGGAGCATTCCGCACAGGCCAGTGGAAACTGGAATGGTTTCTCGATGCGATTCGTGAAACGATCGAATGGACCATCGACAATCAGGCAACTTTCGACTTCCTGGCGCATCCATCCTGCCTCTACGTCGTCGACCCAACCTTCAAGTCAATCGAACTGATCTGTGAACTAGTTGAGAAAAATCGCCAA
Coding sequences:
- a CDS encoding polysaccharide deacetylase family protein; this encodes MTNNLHPRRVATDANPDDCLTRRRWISEGAAATVAGLIFPTLSTRISSAAEPRKAQIAITLDLEMSRNFPNWADTSWDYEKGNLNEETKRYSVEAAHRVKDAGSAIHFFAVGRVLEQQNVDWLRQLAEQGHPIGNHTYDHVNVLAKTVNDVQFRFQRSPWLVEGKTPTEIIRENVRLCSIAMKSRLKITPNGFRTPGGFATGLKSRPDVRSMLQEQGFDWVSSLYPAHRYTKPKQRPDAQIMKSILSAQANAQPFAYPDGLVEIPMSPISDIGAFRTGQWKLEWFLDAIRETIEWTIDNQATFDFLAHPSCLYVVDPTFKSIELICELVEKNRQRATLVDLGTIARHFTA